From one Melioribacteraceae bacterium genomic stretch:
- a CDS encoding chemotaxis protein CheA: protein MSEQNNYEMLVDPEMKEIVDSFLEETKEIFENLNKDLVELEQNSNDLDLLNQIFRAFHTIKGTSGFLGLEKLQTVTHKCEDILNKLRKGEAKLNSDLMDTILLSFDSIQAIVACIEKEKTENVNVTKTLKELDRVLSVLEGKVEETEKPKKASRKKKAEVKSKEKVENELIENDQEELREAETNQVENSSSSDQSVKKALSQSKTDSTIRVDVERLDELLNIVSELVLGRNQLQQVNNHATLSFEGTQIARDLADATKQIDLMTNELQLVVMKTRMVKIGKVFNRFPRLVRDLARDTQKNIKLDIFGEETELDKTLIEEINDPLVHLVRNSIDHGIESPEERKSLGKDPQGTITLSASQEGNNIVIAIKDDGKGIDPEKLKAKAIAKGLLTEEKAKELTKQEAFNIIFMPGFSTAEKVTNISGRGVGMDVVRTNVKKLRGIIDIESEVNIGTTVKIKLPLTLAIISGMVVKVNGETIVIPLNSVLEVVRMHIEDIKSINGKEVIKVRDQIIPLIDVDEIMYGKSHAQDDRVYQHVVTVGIAEQRFGIKVDELIGQKEIVIKTLGNYLGNINGLAGSTIMGDGTVVMILDIGEILHFISAK, encoded by the coding sequence ATGAGCGAACAAAACAATTACGAAATGCTAGTTGATCCGGAAATGAAAGAAATTGTAGATTCATTTTTGGAAGAGACAAAAGAAATCTTTGAAAACCTTAATAAAGATTTAGTAGAACTAGAGCAAAATTCAAATGATCTTGATTTGCTTAACCAAATCTTTCGTGCTTTCCACACGATCAAAGGTACGTCGGGATTTTTAGGTTTAGAGAAACTGCAAACTGTAACGCACAAATGCGAAGATATTCTTAATAAGCTGCGTAAAGGCGAAGCAAAATTAAACTCTGACCTGATGGATACAATCTTGCTTTCTTTTGACTCTATACAAGCGATAGTTGCCTGTATAGAAAAGGAGAAAACAGAGAATGTAAATGTAACAAAAACATTAAAAGAGCTTGATAGAGTTCTATCTGTATTGGAAGGAAAAGTTGAAGAAACAGAAAAACCTAAAAAAGCAAGTCGTAAGAAAAAAGCAGAAGTAAAGTCTAAAGAAAAAGTTGAAAATGAACTAATAGAAAATGATCAAGAAGAGTTAAGGGAAGCGGAAACAAATCAAGTTGAGAACAGTTCATCAAGTGATCAGTCAGTTAAAAAAGCTTTATCACAAAGCAAAACCGATTCGACGATTCGTGTCGATGTAGAACGCTTGGACGAACTATTAAATATTGTTTCCGAACTTGTATTGGGAAGAAATCAATTACAGCAAGTAAACAATCATGCAACCTTAAGTTTTGAAGGGACACAAATTGCGCGAGACTTAGCAGATGCTACAAAACAAATTGATTTGATGACAAATGAACTACAGCTTGTTGTAATGAAAACAAGAATGGTTAAAATCGGAAAAGTTTTTAACCGGTTTCCCAGATTGGTCAGAGATTTAGCAAGAGACACTCAGAAAAATATTAAACTTGATATCTTCGGTGAAGAGACAGAACTTGATAAGACATTGATCGAAGAAATAAACGATCCGCTTGTTCACCTTGTAAGAAATTCAATTGATCATGGAATTGAATCCCCTGAGGAAAGAAAGAGTTTAGGTAAAGATCCGCAAGGAACTATTACCTTATCAGCAAGTCAAGAAGGTAATAATATTGTTATCGCAATAAAAGACGATGGTAAAGGAATCGATCCGGAAAAATTAAAAGCAAAAGCTATTGCAAAAGGATTGCTAACAGAAGAAAAAGCAAAAGAACTTACAAAGCAAGAAGCCTTCAATATAATTTTTATGCCCGGTTTTTCTACGGCTGAAAAGGTTACAAATATTTCTGGTCGTGGCGTTGGGATGGATGTAGTTCGCACAAATGTGAAAAAACTTCGCGGTATAATTGATATAGAATCCGAAGTAAATATAGGAACAACTGTAAAGATAAAGCTACCTTTAACCTTAGCAATAATTTCCGGTATGGTAGTAAAAGTAAACGGCGAAACAATTGTGATTCCGCTAAACTCCGTTTTAGAAGTTGTACGAATGCATATCGAGGATATTAAATCAATTAACGGAAAAGAAGTAATTAAAGTTCGCGATCAAATTATACCTTTAATTGATGTAGATGAAATAATGTATGGAAAATCTCACGCTCAAGATGATAGAGTTTACCAACATGTTGTAACTGTTGGTATTGCCGAACAAAGATTTGGGATTAAAGTTGATGAATTGATCGGGCAAAAAGAAATTGTAATTAAGACACTCGGTAATTATCTTGGCAACATAAATGGATTAGCCGGTTCAACAATTATGGGGGACGGAACTGTTGTGATGATATTAGACATTGGTGAAATTCTTCACTTCATTTCTGCTAAATAA
- the fliE gene encoding flagellar hook-basal body complex protein FliE → MKIEGIINQIKINPQLQVEKKQPDAKFENILGSFIDQVKESGAASNQITQDFILGGDVEIHEVMIAAEKAKTDMMLLTEIRNKALDTFNELSKMQI, encoded by the coding sequence ATGAAGATAGAAGGAATAATAAATCAGATAAAAATTAATCCTCAATTACAAGTTGAGAAGAAACAGCCCGATGCAAAATTCGAAAATATTCTCGGTTCTTTCATCGATCAAGTTAAAGAGAGCGGTGCCGCATCAAATCAAATAACACAAGATTTTATTCTTGGCGGAGATGTAGAAATTCATGAAGTAATGATAGCCGCTGAAAAAGCTAAAACCGATATGATGCTTTTGACCGAAATAAGAAACAAAGCATTAGATACATTTAATGAATTAAGCAAGATGCAAATCTAA
- a CDS encoding response regulator, translating to MKKVILVADDSATIRKFVSFSLTVKGFEIIPVSDGMEALEKLPQKNIDLVITDLNMPNVDGFELISKIRENDQYRDIPIIILSSLSSQEEVNKGLSIGANSYLIKPFDPSRILYEVSKYLN from the coding sequence ATGAAGAAAGTTATTTTAGTTGCTGATGATTCGGCTACAATTAGAAAATTTGTTTCTTTTTCATTAACCGTAAAAGGTTTTGAGATCATACCGGTTTCTGACGGAATGGAAGCTCTTGAAAAATTACCGCAAAAAAATATTGATCTGGTAATTACAGATTTAAATATGCCGAATGTTGATGGCTTCGAGTTGATCTCAAAGATTCGTGAAAACGATCAATACAGAGATATTCCAATTATTATATTGAGTTCACTTAGCTCTCAAGAAGAAGTTAACAAAGGTCTTAGCATTGGAGCTAATTCATATCTTATTAAACCATTTGATCCAAGCAGAATACTCTACGAAGTTTCTAAGTATTTAAATTAG
- the flgB gene encoding flagellar basal body rod protein FlgB, whose product MASNIKLLESFMNYCSDKSKVINQNIANLNTADYKRRDVNFQSYLQNQLNKTTSHSSIENSTINSIVNDPFTTEESGVNIEQEMSELAKNTINFKFASKRVSGYYKNLQNVIKSGG is encoded by the coding sequence ATGGCAAGCAATATCAAACTTTTAGAATCGTTTATGAATTACTGCTCTGATAAGAGTAAAGTAATTAATCAGAATATAGCTAACCTTAATACAGCTGATTACAAACGACGTGATGTGAATTTTCAATCATATCTGCAAAATCAGTTGAACAAAACAACATCTCACTCAAGCATTGAAAACTCTACTATCAATTCTATCGTTAATGATCCTTTTACCACGGAAGAAAGTGGAGTAAATATTGAACAAGAGATGTCAGAACTGGCAAAGAATACAATCAACTTCAAATTCGCATCTAAGCGAGTCAGCGGTTATTATAAAAATCTTCAAAACGTCATTAAGTCAGGAGGTTAA
- the fliG gene encoding flagellar motor switch protein FliG, with protein MANSLIMKSNLSGAQKAAILLIALDVDTAADVFQYLDTNEVEQISAEITRVRNTPSATVDQVLEEFYNMVTAREYVLEGGLEYAQAVLEKSFGVSKAQEIMEKVQNLTTLRGFDVLKKADSAQLVNFLNKEHPQTIALILSHLSPDQTAAALRELPDDLRVEVSYRIATLGKISPQTLKRIEKVVDDMAGLTISQSMGKIGGTKSLAQILNRTNVSLSKDLLDKIAEKDPDVGMEIKRLMFMFDDLINIQDKDLQKILREVDRKELVLALKIADEKLKNKIYSNMSERASSLLKEELQYMGMVKLKEVEGAQANIIDVVKRLEEDGEISLNMRGSREEVYV; from the coding sequence ATGGCAAATAGTTTAATAATGAAAAGTAATTTATCGGGTGCGCAAAAAGCTGCAATACTTTTAATTGCATTAGATGTTGATACTGCCGCGGATGTATTTCAATATTTAGATACAAACGAAGTTGAACAAATCTCTGCAGAAATAACGCGCGTTCGAAATACTCCCTCAGCTACTGTTGATCAAGTACTTGAAGAATTCTACAATATGGTTACTGCACGGGAATATGTTCTTGAAGGCGGTTTGGAATATGCTCAAGCTGTATTGGAAAAATCATTCGGTGTTAGTAAAGCTCAAGAAATAATGGAAAAAGTTCAAAACCTTACAACACTTAGAGGATTTGATGTTTTGAAAAAAGCAGACTCCGCTCAGCTTGTAAATTTCTTAAATAAAGAACATCCTCAAACAATCGCTTTGATACTGTCACATTTAAGTCCGGATCAAACCGCCGCAGCTCTGCGTGAACTGCCGGATGATTTGAGAGTAGAAGTCTCATACCGCATCGCTACACTTGGAAAAATTTCACCACAAACATTAAAGCGAATTGAAAAAGTTGTTGATGATATGGCTGGATTAACAATCAGCCAATCAATGGGAAAAATTGGCGGAACTAAGAGTTTAGCTCAAATCTTAAATAGAACTAATGTGAGTTTAAGTAAGGATCTATTAGATAAAATCGCCGAGAAAGATCCCGATGTTGGCATGGAAATTAAACGACTTATGTTCATGTTCGATGACTTAATAAATATTCAAGATAAAGATTTGCAAAAAATACTTCGCGAAGTTGACAGGAAAGAATTAGTGCTTGCTTTAAAAATTGCTGATGAAAAACTCAAAAATAAGATTTATTCAAATATGTCCGAACGAGCATCAAGCTTGCTTAAAGAAGAGTTACAATATATGGGCATGGTAAAACTAAAAGAAGTTGAAGGCGCACAAGCAAATATTATTGATGTTGTTAAAAGATTAGAAGAAGATGGTGAAATTTCCTTAAACATGAGAGGAAGCAGAGAAGAAGTTTATGTCTAA
- a CDS encoding protein phosphatase CheZ, with the protein MSQESTMVKLFEKLDDLKSVFVYGQKIIPVIHSLIDFMRDTVPLLENINKSIAESTNKIPKAKHHINDVTNATELATTEILDLVDTISDDLGSVEKQIHELQSRELKQISAIDDIVNLVIDNPIAQLKLKELKENLNAETLISNTLTNISKVKNDAYNITISLQVQDITSQQLAAVNHLIESVQDKLSSLISNLSESEIKELTKGDSNGFENVAFDPEAKYNKETSRQDMADTLVNENYNASQEEIDKLFS; encoded by the coding sequence ATGTCACAAGAATCAACAATGGTTAAGCTTTTCGAAAAATTGGATGATCTAAAATCCGTTTTTGTTTATGGACAAAAGATAATACCCGTCATCCATAGTTTAATTGATTTTATGAGAGATACCGTTCCCCTACTAGAAAATATCAATAAATCAATTGCCGAAAGCACAAATAAAATTCCCAAAGCTAAACATCACATAAATGATGTTACAAACGCAACCGAACTCGCAACAACTGAAATTCTTGATTTGGTAGATACAATTTCAGATGACCTGGGCTCGGTAGAAAAGCAAATTCATGAATTGCAATCAAGAGAACTTAAGCAGATCTCAGCAATAGATGATATAGTAAACTTAGTAATTGATAATCCGATAGCACAGTTAAAACTAAAAGAGCTAAAAGAGAATTTGAACGCCGAAACCTTGATCTCAAATACACTTACAAATATTTCAAAGGTCAAAAACGATGCATATAACATTACGATTTCGCTTCAAGTACAAGATATTACTTCACAACAATTAGCCGCGGTAAATCATCTAATTGAATCTGTGCAAGATAAACTATCATCTTTAATCAGCAATTTAAGTGAAAGTGAAATAAAAGAATTAACCAAAGGAGATAGCAACGGATTTGAAAACGTTGCCTTCGACCCGGAAGCAAAATATAACAAAGAAACAAGCAGACAAGATATGGCAGATACATTAGTTAACGAAAATTACAACGCTTCTCAAGAAGAGATTGATAAACTATTTTCATAA
- a CDS encoding response regulator: MSIKFLVVDDSVTMRRIVANSLKNLGYNDFVEAADGKDALDKLAADESINFVITDWNMPVFSGLELIKSIRGDEKLKNLPVLMVTTRGVKDDIMEALAAKVNNYIVKPFTPQILKEKIEAILG, translated from the coding sequence ATGAGCATTAAGTTTTTAGTCGTTGATGATTCGGTAACAATGAGAAGAATTGTTGCTAATTCACTAAAAAATCTCGGGTATAACGATTTTGTTGAAGCCGCTGATGGCAAAGATGCCCTAGATAAATTAGCAGCCGATGAATCTATAAACTTTGTTATTACCGATTGGAATATGCCGGTATTTTCAGGATTGGAATTAATTAAAAGCATACGAGGTGATGAGAAACTAAAGAACCTCCCGGTTTTAATGGTAACAACCCGTGGCGTAAAAGATGATATCATGGAAGCACTTGCGGCAAAAGTAAACAACTACATTGTGAAACCTTTCACTCCACAAATTCTTAAAGAAAAAATTGAAGCTATACTTGGCTAA
- a CDS encoding FliH/SctL family protein translates to MSNVIKLQNNSRKIQLKVASGVEELYSDFNSDEERLAEKLKKEFDNGYQTAVNDLEKKYAEKYEKQISEEKKYLTDLISKINDEMEHYEAKFSEMVITVALSMSKKILKQEIEKNSPLIENINSIAQKMIGANYLVIKTNPEELQLLKENSHNAFAEGNYSKIKFEEDPRIEKGGFIIESDIGNIDGQISSQLNEIKKAIGNLPSVEE, encoded by the coding sequence ATGTCTAATGTTATAAAACTTCAAAATAATTCGAGAAAGATTCAACTTAAAGTGGCATCCGGAGTTGAAGAATTATATTCAGATTTCAATTCTGACGAAGAGCGTCTTGCTGAAAAGTTGAAAAAAGAATTTGATAATGGTTATCAAACTGCCGTGAATGATTTGGAAAAGAAGTATGCTGAAAAATATGAGAAGCAAATTTCTGAGGAGAAAAAATATTTAACTGATCTCATCTCAAAAATAAATGACGAGATGGAACACTATGAGGCAAAGTTTTCTGAAATGGTAATTACTGTTGCCTTATCTATGTCAAAGAAAATATTGAAACAAGAGATTGAGAAAAATTCACCTTTGATAGAAAATATAAATTCAATTGCTCAAAAAATGATAGGCGCTAATTATTTAGTCATAAAAACAAATCCCGAAGAGCTGCAACTTCTTAAAGAAAATTCACATAACGCATTTGCAGAAGGTAATTATTCAAAAATAAAGTTTGAAGAAGATCCACGTATTGAAAAAGGTGGCTTTATCATTGAAAGCGATATTGGAAATATTGATGGGCAAATTTCCTCTCAGTTAAATGAAATTAAAAAAGCAATCGGCAATCTACCAAGTGTTGAAGAATAA
- the flgC gene encoding flagellar basal body rod protein FlgC, with the protein MKVGGNFSSFDLSSKGLSLQRKKMDVIAKNIANADATRMENGQPYKRKFMKISEVTNDNKILSTPQSTAKLLTTKKEHIMNPTNNMSVFNKTSKPVNAEILEDSSIGELIFMPNHPDADQNGYVESSNVNIINEMVEMIEATRNYEANLKALNASKEMIKDALEI; encoded by the coding sequence ATGAAAGTAGGAGGCAATTTCAGCAGCTTTGACCTTAGCTCAAAAGGGTTGAGTTTACAAAGAAAGAAAATGGATGTGATTGCAAAAAACATTGCAAATGCAGATGCAACAAGAATGGAAAATGGACAACCATACAAACGCAAATTCATGAAGATTTCCGAAGTCACAAATGATAATAAAATTTTATCGACACCTCAATCAACAGCAAAATTACTAACAACTAAAAAGGAGCATATTATGAACCCAACTAATAATATGTCCGTCTTTAATAAAACTTCTAAACCAGTAAACGCAGAAATCCTAGAAGATTCATCAATCGGTGAATTAATCTTTATGCCGAATCATCCGGATGCGGATCAAAATGGGTACGTAGAATCTTCTAATGTTAACATCATCAATGAAATGGTTGAGATGATTGAAGCTACTCGAAACTATGAAGCAAACTTAAAAGCTCTAAATGCTTCCAAAGAAATGATAAAAGATGCATTGGAGATATAG
- a CDS encoding chemotaxis response regulator protein-glutamate methylesterase, producing the protein MDKIKTLIIDDSAFMRKSLQIMLESDPQIEIVDTARDGIQGIELIKKHRPDVVTLDIEMPRMDGLTALKKIMQECPTAVIMVSSLTSEGAESTLKAMELGAVDFIPKELSFVNVNIIKIKEDIISKVKTIGRQSRLKNRLNRIVSNRVVPTTETAPINKRTRVLLPRFIYSAIAIGISTGGPLSLQKVIPQLSERINIPIFIVQHMPPKFTQSLSERLNSMSKLRVKEAEHGETVKGGTVYIAPGGKHMVVVQHNGSSSILISDEPSDTLHKPSVDVMMDSVIKIYGKNTLGIIMTGMGKDGLEAIKILKKLDGYAIAQDEETCVVYGMPKAIVDCNLADAVLSLEKIPETINNLVVRYV; encoded by the coding sequence ATGGATAAAATTAAGACACTCATTATAGACGATTCTGCTTTTATGAGAAAATCTCTCCAAATTATGCTGGAGAGTGATCCTCAAATTGAAATTGTTGATACTGCTCGTGATGGTATTCAAGGTATAGAACTAATTAAAAAGCATCGTCCAGATGTTGTTACTTTAGATATCGAAATGCCAAGGATGGATGGACTTACTGCATTAAAGAAAATAATGCAAGAATGTCCGACTGCTGTTATTATGGTAAGTTCACTAACTTCGGAAGGTGCGGAATCTACTCTTAAAGCAATGGAACTTGGTGCCGTTGATTTTATTCCGAAAGAACTCTCCTTTGTTAATGTAAATATTATCAAGATAAAAGAAGACATTATCAGTAAAGTAAAAACTATCGGCAGACAGTCCAGATTAAAAAATAGACTTAACCGCATAGTTTCAAACAGAGTAGTGCCAACTACAGAAACTGCACCCATAAATAAAAGAACACGAGTTTTATTACCACGCTTTATATATTCGGCAATTGCAATTGGGATTTCCACAGGCGGACCATTATCATTACAAAAAGTTATTCCGCAGCTTTCAGAAAGAATAAATATTCCAATTTTTATCGTGCAGCACATGCCTCCAAAGTTTACACAATCGTTATCGGAAAGATTAAACAGTATGAGTAAACTAAGAGTTAAAGAAGCCGAACATGGAGAAACTGTAAAAGGCGGAACAGTTTATATTGCCCCCGGTGGGAAACATATGGTAGTTGTTCAACATAACGGAAGCAGCAGCATTTTAATCTCCGATGAGCCTTCTGATACTTTACACAAACCATCGGTGGATGTAATGATGGATTCGGTAATAAAAATTTATGGTAAAAACACACTCGGTATAATTATGACCGGCATGGGTAAAGACGGTTTAGAAGCAATAAAAATTCTTAAAAAACTTGACGGCTATGCAATTGCACAGGATGAAGAAACATGTGTAGTTTACGGAATGCCTAAAGCAATAGTTGACTGCAATCTTGCCGATGCAGTTTTATCATTAGAAAAAATTCCAGAAACAATAAATAATTTGGTGGTTCGATATGTCTGA
- a CDS encoding protein-glutamate O-methyltransferase CheR, translating to MIEQSSSALGISSLLNVTNDIKLSIESFEKWRSYIYEKCGIYFQDNKKYLLESRLQKRIKFLGLETFEQYLDYLKNRDRLSDEHKYLYEAITINETFFFRNQPQLEALISKVIPEIIAKKEKTGNKTIKIWSAASSSGEEAYSVAMIIDDLIKPTYPSYNYEIVGTDLSQQVINTAKSGNYKEYSVRQTPSYYLKKYFKMNDNSFQLDSKITNMVKFKILNLYDDLAMKSMINYDIIFCANVLIYFDLKSKIKVVSHLYNSLNNGGYLFIGYSETLHSISKAFQVISFPKTIGYKKE from the coding sequence ATGATTGAACAATCATCTTCAGCTTTAGGAATTAGTTCATTACTAAATGTTACGAATGACATTAAGCTTTCCATTGAATCTTTTGAAAAATGGCGATCATATATTTATGAAAAATGTGGCATTTATTTTCAAGACAATAAAAAATACTTGCTGGAAAGTAGATTACAGAAGAGAATTAAATTCTTAGGCTTAGAAACTTTTGAACAATATTTGGACTATTTGAAGAATCGTGATAGACTTAGTGATGAACATAAATACTTATACGAAGCCATTACAATTAATGAAACATTCTTCTTCCGTAATCAACCTCAACTTGAGGCTTTAATTTCTAAAGTAATACCGGAGATAATTGCCAAAAAAGAAAAAACCGGGAACAAGACAATTAAAATATGGAGTGCCGCGAGCTCTTCAGGCGAAGAAGCCTATTCAGTGGCAATGATTATAGATGACTTAATTAAACCGACATATCCAAGCTACAATTATGAAATTGTTGGAACTGATCTCAGTCAGCAAGTTATTAATACAGCTAAGAGCGGAAACTATAAAGAATATTCTGTTCGACAAACTCCGTCATACTATCTAAAAAAATATTTTAAGATGAATGACAATTCATTTCAATTGGATAGTAAGATTACAAACATGGTCAAATTTAAGATTCTAAACTTGTATGATGATTTAGCCATGAAGAGTATGATAAATTATGATATAATTTTCTGTGCAAATGTTCTTATCTATTTTGATTTGAAATCAAAAATAAAAGTAGTATCACATTTATATAATTCACTAAACAACGGTGGTTATTTGTTTATAGGATATTCGGAAACACTTCATAGTATATCCAAAGCTTTTCAAGTAATAAGTTTCCCTAAAACAATCGGTTACAAAAAGGAGTAA
- the fliF gene encoding flagellar basal-body MS-ring/collar protein FliF, whose translation MSDILGIFNKLAPQQKIVLGVAVVGTIVLMFVLFGLLNQPSYSTLYTNIHEEDAAKIVDQLNNDKIPYKLESGGKTIQVPTESVHEIRLNMAAKGIPSSGIVGYEIFDNSTLGMSEFIQRLNYKRALEGELARTIIQHNGIESARVHIVVPEKSVFKSEQKSPTASIVVKLKQGANLDKESITAILNFVSSSVEGLQTNRVSLMDTQGRLLSKDHGTDGFGISTSKQYELKQSIENYLSQKAQTLLDNVVGFGNSMVQVDIELDFDQVEKTMETYDPDSQIAISEQTTKTENIGSNMVDSSAQVSENTTVNYEISKTIQRVIQGSGAIKKLTVAAVVNEVPKTIVEKGSSTIIYEPRPQDQLVKLEQIIKNSVGYDINRNDNFSLVNIPFETNISDPLNNEEFSTPGTFDFNNMDQIINIVMVLVGIITSLLVIRSLMSKIKKEKILIGTVNPAELAYAGTGGSMDRLNAASSQSKTLNAPRKRELLPIGDLEDEISDEAALKKNQQDKIANYVSKNPIDAAKLINSWLHEEAEV comes from the coding sequence ATGAGTGATATACTTGGAATTTTTAATAAACTAGCGCCGCAGCAAAAAATTGTTCTCGGCGTTGCTGTTGTTGGAACAATAGTATTAATGTTTGTTCTTTTTGGATTACTTAATCAACCAAGTTATTCCACTTTATATACAAACATTCACGAAGAAGATGCTGCAAAAATTGTAGATCAACTAAACAATGATAAAATCCCTTATAAGTTAGAAAGCGGCGGCAAAACAATTCAAGTCCCCACAGAAAGCGTTCATGAGATAAGACTTAATATGGCTGCAAAAGGAATACCCAGCAGTGGTATTGTTGGATATGAAATTTTTGATAATAGTACGCTTGGGATGTCCGAATTTATCCAGCGCTTAAACTATAAACGCGCACTTGAAGGTGAACTCGCACGAACTATAATTCAACATAATGGAATTGAAAGTGCAAGAGTTCACATTGTTGTTCCGGAAAAAAGTGTATTTAAATCAGAACAAAAATCTCCTACAGCGTCAATTGTAGTTAAGCTTAAACAAGGTGCAAATCTTGATAAGGAAAGCATTACAGCAATTTTGAATTTCGTCTCCAGCAGTGTCGAAGGTCTTCAAACAAACAGAGTTTCCTTAATGGATACACAAGGAAGACTACTTTCTAAAGATCATGGGACAGATGGATTTGGTATATCGACTTCAAAGCAGTATGAATTAAAACAAAGTATAGAAAATTATTTATCACAAAAAGCTCAAACTTTATTAGATAATGTTGTTGGCTTCGGTAACTCGATGGTGCAAGTTGATATAGAGTTAGACTTTGATCAAGTCGAAAAAACCATGGAGACTTACGATCCCGATTCTCAAATTGCAATTAGTGAGCAGACAACTAAAACTGAAAATATCGGTTCGAACATGGTTGATTCCTCAGCCCAAGTAAGTGAGAATACAACCGTTAACTATGAAATTAGTAAAACCATTCAAAGAGTAATTCAAGGCAGCGGAGCTATTAAAAAACTTACTGTTGCCGCGGTTGTAAATGAAGTACCAAAAACGATTGTAGAAAAAGGCAGCTCAACAATAATATACGAACCTCGTCCGCAAGATCAACTTGTAAAACTTGAACAAATTATCAAGAACAGTGTAGGATATGATATCAATCGCAATGATAATTTCTCTTTGGTTAACATCCCATTTGAAACAAATATTTCAGATCCGTTAAACAATGAAGAGTTTAGCACACCCGGGACATTTGATTTTAATAATATGGACCAGATTATAAACATTGTAATGGTATTAGTGGGAATTATTACATCGTTATTAGTTATAAGAAGTTTGATGTCAAAGATCAAAAAGGAAAAAATATTAATAGGCACGGTCAATCCTGCTGAATTGGCTTATGCCGGTACGGGAGGATCTATGGACAGATTAAATGCGGCATCATCACAATCCAAAACATTAAATGCTCCGAGAAAAAGAGAACTCCTCCCTATCGGAGATCTTGAAGATGAAATTTCTGATGAAGCTGCTTTAAAGAAAAATCAGCAAGACAAAATAGCTAACTATGTTTCTAAAAATCCTATTGATGCGGCTAAGCTAATTAATTCATGGCTTCATGAAGAAGCTGAAGTATAG